AAGATTAGCATTACTCATTGCTTTGCGTAAATCAAAAATATATTGTTGATTTTTCTTTGTTAATTGTTCTTCTAATTTAAGGTTTTGCTCAATTAAAGCCCTTAATTCTTGTGCTTCCAAATTCTTTCCCTCCAAATGTTTAATTAGACGTTGAAACGGAATAACATGATATCGCCGTCATTAACGACATATTCTTTACCTTCTAAGCGAACACGACCCGCTTCTTTAGCCGCTTGCATGTTACCGTATTGTTTTAAATCTTCAAATGACACTGTTTCGGCACGAATAAACCCTTTTTCGAAATCTGAATGGATAACACCGGCACATTGTGGTGCTTTCATGCCTTGTTTAAAGGTCCAAGCGCGTACTTCTTTTTCACCAGCAGTGAAATAAGTCGCTAAACCTAATAAGTCATAGGCTTCACGGATTAATTGATCCAAACCAGATTCTTCAATTCCTAATGCTTCTAAAAATTCTTGGCGGTCAGCTTCGTCTTCTAACTCAGCGATTTCTTCTTCAGCACGGGCACAAACAGTGATAACTTTCGCCCCTTCACTCGCTGCAAATTCACGAACCATTTGAACTAATTCATTGCTATCTGGATCTGCTACGTCTTCTTCGGCAACGTTAGCAACGTATAACATTGGTTTAGATGTTAATAAGAATAACCCTTTCACGATTGGTAACTCTTCATCGTAAAATTCAATACTACGAACAGGTAAGCCTTCTTCTAATACAGGTTTGATTTTATCTAAAACAGCTAATTCAGCAACAGCTTCTTTATCTTTTGTTTTAGCAATTTTAGCGACACGAGTATGACGTTTTGTCACTGATTCTAAGTCAGCTAAAACTAGCTCTAAGTTGATTGTTTCGATATCGGCTAAAGGATTTACTTTTCCTTCAACGTGAGTAATGTTTTCATCTTCAAAACAACGAACGACTTGGCAAATGGCATCTACTTGGCGGATATGGCTTAAGAATTGGTTCCCTAATCCTTCCCCTTTACTAGCTCCACGAACGATACCCGCGATATCCGTAAATTCAAATGTTGTTGGGACTGTTTTTTTAGGGTTGACTAATTTTGTTAATTCATCTAAACGGTAATCTGGCACTTCTACCATTCCCACGTTTGGGTCAATAGTCGCAAACGGATAGTTAGCGGCCTCTACTCCTGCTTTTGTAATAGCATTGAATAATGTTGATTTTCCAACGTTAGGTAAACCAACGATTCCTGCTGTTAATGACATAATTTTTTCCTCTTTCTTTGGTTAATATTCACAAGCTAATGGGGTGTGATTGGAATCCATCACGCCCCATCGCTTTATTGTTTTAATTGTAGTTTGGATTGAACAAGGAGGAAGTGTCCATGAACACCCACTCAATCACCTTTTATTTTTCAAAGCTAACCACACGCTTAATCACCTTTTATCTACGGGATTTCGGTGGCAACTTTCTCGGCAATAGTTTGCGACTCTCAAAAATTGTGACACAATTTTCGTCGTCCCAGGCCTATTGCTCAAAAGTTAACCGCCACCTCAATCACCTTTTTTTACCAATACGCGTTTCATTTTTTTGTCGAATTCTTTGCGAGGCATCATCACGATATGACGACAGTTCTCACAGCGAATTTTGATGTCCATTCCCATACGAATAATTTCCCAACGGTTCGTTTGGCAAGCATGTGGTTTTTTCATCTCCACGATATCGCCTAAGTCATACATACCTTGACCTCCTGTTATAATGTTTTTTACTGATTAATCATCAAATGAAATGTCTAAAATATCTAAGATA
This is a stretch of genomic DNA from Vagococcus zengguangii. It encodes these proteins:
- a CDS encoding DUF951 domain-containing protein is translated as MYDLGDIVEMKKPHACQTNRWEIIRMGMDIKIRCENCRHIVMMPRKEFDKKMKRVLVKKGD
- the ychF gene encoding redox-regulated ATPase YchF, whose translation is MSLTAGIVGLPNVGKSTLFNAITKAGVEAANYPFATIDPNVGMVEVPDYRLDELTKLVNPKKTVPTTFEFTDIAGIVRGASKGEGLGNQFLSHIRQVDAICQVVRCFEDENITHVEGKVNPLADIETINLELVLADLESVTKRHTRVAKIAKTKDKEAVAELAVLDKIKPVLEEGLPVRSIEFYDEELPIVKGLFLLTSKPMLYVANVAEEDVADPDSNELVQMVREFAASEGAKVITVCARAEEEIAELEDEADRQEFLEALGIEESGLDQLIREAYDLLGLATYFTAGEKEVRAWTFKQGMKAPQCAGVIHSDFEKGFIRAETVSFEDLKQYGNMQAAKEAGRVRLEGKEYVVNDGDIMLFRFNV